The sequence AAGGTCCGAAGAAGCAAAATCAATTATGGTAGAAATAATTTAAGGAGTGGTTAGTTGTGGGTTTAACTAGTAAGTCTACAGGTACTAGCGTACTATCGGAAATGTTCAACGTTCAAAAGAAACATGACGCCGAAGTTGTTGTAGCTTTGGCAGGAAATCCAAATACAGGTAAAAGTACTGTTTTTAATAGTCTTACAGGTCTTAATCAACATACAGGTAACTGGCCAGGTAAAACTGTAACCAATGCCCAAGGTAGGTACAAATTCAAAAACAAAGATTTTATTTTAGTAGATCTTCCTGGCACATACTCACTTATGTCAAACTCTGTGGAGGAGGAGGTTGCAAGGGACTTTATATGCTTTGGAGAACCACAAACAACTATTGTTGTTACAGATGCTACGTGTTTAGAACGGAACCTTAACTTGGCTCTACAAATACTAGAAATAACAGACAAAGTAGTTATCTGTGTCAACTTAATGGATGAAGCACAACGCAAAAAAATAAAAGTAGATTTAGAAAAATTATCTACTATACTAGGGGTTCCCGTTATAGGAACAACTGCAAGAAGTAGCAAAGGTCTAGATGAGTTAATGGATGCTGTAGATAAGGTTTCCATGGGTAGTATTGAAACTAGACCACTAAAGGTTAAGTACAACGAAGAGATTGAGGAACTTATATCAGCTTTAGCACCAAAAATACAAGAAATAGTTAAAGATAGACTAGACAGTCGATGGTTAGCATTGAGAATTATAGATGGTGATAAAAAAATTCTTCAATCTATAAATAGATACTTGGGCTTAGACTTAGCTAAAAAACTCGAGATTGGAGATAATGAAACTGCTGCGGGGAGCGATATTAACTTAAGTAGCTCAGCAATTAGAGACGAAATAGTTTCAAGTATTGTAGGGATGGCAGAAGATATTTCTCAGCAGGTAGTTGTATTCGAGAAGGAAAATCATAATCAGCTAGACAGAAAAATAGATAAGATTTTAACCTCTAGATTCTTTGGAATCCCTATAATGATAAGCTTACTAGGTGCTATTTTTTGGTTTACAATTGAGGGCGCCGATTACCCATCAGGGGCATTGGCAGATCTATTCTTCAGTATTGAGCCTAGATTAACTGATATATTCGTAACACTTAATGCACCGGATTGGCTTCACGGAATCTTAGTCCTTGGATTATATAGGACACTGGCCTGGGTAGTAGCTGTTATGCTTCCTCCTATGGCTATATTCTTCCCTCTTTTCACTTTATTGGAAGACTTAGGTTACCTACCTAGGGTAGCATTCAATCTAGATAACTACTTTAAAAAAGCAAAAGCCCACGGCAAGCAGGCCCTTACAATGTGTATGGGTTTTGGATGTAACGCTGCAGGGGTTATTGGATGTAGAATAATCGATTCACCTAGAGAAAGGCTTATAGCTATAATTACAAACAACTTTGTTCCTTGTAATGGTCGTTTCCCTATATTGATTGCTGTGTCTACTATTTTTATAGCGGGAGCTGCAAAAGGGCCTATGCAATCACTTGTTGCAACTGCAGCTATAACAGGCGTTATTGTACTAGGTGTGATATCAACACTTATAATATCAAGAATTTTATACAATACAATCCTCAAGGGGCTTCCTTCAAGCTTTACTCTAGAGCTTCCTCCTTATAGGAAACCTCAAATAGGTAGAGTTATTGTTAGGTCAATTCTTGATAGAACTCTGTTCGTTTTGGGCCGGGCTGTATTGGTAGCTGCCCCTGCTGGGGTTATTATATGGATAATGGCAAATGTTAATGTAGGCACCATGAGTTTGCTAGACCATAGTGCAGGCTTTTTAGATCCATTTGCCAATTTAATTGGCCTTGATGGGTATATACTCATGGCATTCATATTAGGTCTACCAGCTAACGAAATCGTAATGCCCATAGTAATAATGAGTTACATGTCCGCTGGAGCAATGCTTGAACTTGATAGCCTTGATGCATTAAGAACCCTTTTAGTAGAAAATGGATGGACCTGGCTTACAGCTGTTAACGTGATGTTAATTACTCTAATGCATTTCCCATGTGGTACCACTTTACTAACAATAAGGAAAGAAACCCAGAGTTTTAAGTGGACCTTAGCATCCTTTATGATTCCAACAGTTGCTGGGATAGGAGTATGTTTTGTTTTCACACAGATAGTAAGGTTGATAGGTTTAGCTTAAGATAGATTGGAAAGGGGTTCAGACGTATTGTCTGAACCCCTTTTGTGTCTTAAAACAAGTTTCTTTTATAGCTAATATACAGTTCTTTAAGTTCCTTGATAGTATCTGCAAGCTGTAGCTGTAGATCAGATGCTAGGTCGTATTCTTTTTCTGACAAAGCTTCTCTTAATCTAGTTGTTAGAGATTTTTTCTCCAAGCTATCTTTCATAATATTATGCTTTATTTCGATGATTTTCTTCCATCTAACCACATCTAGATCTGAACTTGTTTCTATATCGTGGATTTGCTGGCATTCCCTGACTATTTCAATATGACCTGGTATGATTCTGTGGAGTAATTCTTCTTTCCATTGCTTAATTATTGCTAACCTAAAGGATTCTATAACGCTATCACTGAATACGTCTCCCCTAAGGAGCATACTCCTTTTTTCTCCAAAGGTAGAGAAATTTTTAACATTTTCCCATACCGTTGCAGGTGGTTTCCCAAATAAATCATCCCTTTCCAGGTCAGTATAATATTCGAATATATCTTCTTCAGTGCGATACTCTCTATTTTTATCAAGATATTTTGCTGGTTCACCAGCTTTTTTTGATAGTTCCATCTCAAGTTCCCTAGGATCTGTTGCGTCTTTAAAAGCTACTATTCCATCCATCATACCTTGATAACAGCTTGCCATAACTAAATAAGTGTTCGAAAGGGGGTTCGGAGCCCTTAACTCAAACCTTGTGGCAAGGGGATTTTGCATATCTCTGATAAGTCCTATCAAAATGGATCTGTTCCTTGATGGTGTCTTGGCATCGTGACCTAGTGAACATACTGTACAAACTGGTGCTTCAAATCCTGGTTTTAATCTGTTAAAACCGTCATTGGTTGGAGTTACAAAGGGACTAATCAACTCGTAATTATTTAGGATTCCCATAAGTGCTCCATACCCTACGATACTCATATAATCATCTGTCATCTTCTTAGGAGAAAACAGATTTTTAACTTTTCCATTTTTAAGTGTCACAGATAACCCAAAATGAGTATGCTCTCCACTTCCTGCTACGCCTTCAATGGGTTTAGCTGCAAAGGTTACTTCTAAACCATGACTTCTAAAAATATCTCCAACTACTTCACGGGCTAATATCTCATTATCACCGGTTTGAATTGCGCTGCTGTATTTCCAGTCGATTTCAAGCTGTTCCATAACATGGTTCAACTTTCCGTTAATACCTATTGTACTGTTTACACCGCCTACCTCTTTATGGCCCATTTCAGGCTCTAAACCGTAATATTCTAGTAGTAACATGGTTTCTTCTAAGGCAGTTCTTACGGATCCTTGGGTTCTCTTCCAATATTGTTCTTTTAAAGTTTGAGATGTGGAAAGTTTTTCCACATCTTCGCGGTCTTCTGGTGTCTTAACCCAAAATTCCAACTCAGTTGCAGCTGTAAAATTTATCTTCTCTATATCTTCAAAACTATCTATTCCCACATTTTCTAATATGGCAGAATTGTTTTTAAGAATTTCTAGAATACTCACCTCAAAATTCTTTGTGGCAGCTACTAGGATAGATCTAGAATCTACAAATTTCCCATTGTGAATAAGGAAAGAAGGTATCTTTAAGGTACCCACTGGTTTATGGTTTTCATCCACATAATTATAATTATAGTCCACAAACCAGTTAACAGTTGTGTCAGGCATGATATCTACTTTTGCATTATTAAGTGTGGCAATACCTGGAAGTACAACAGAAGATCCGTCGGTTTGTACTCCACTTTTTAAAAATCCTTCAATATCCTCCAAAAATAAGCTCACAGGTATTTTTTCATCTGTGGCATTTCCTCCAAGGTCAATACCCATAAGAGAAATAAATTTTATTTCTGGGTGATTTTCTAAAATGTTTTTTAGGTTTGAGGGATTGTTGTGTTCCTCTGGTTTTAGAAAATAAATTAAATCAGTCATTTTTTCCACTCCTTATTTTATATTTTTTAGAGAGGTTTAGTTCACTAGTGTAACTTTGTATTCCCTCATCCATAAATCTATTTGAATCAAGTATGCAATTAGCTGGGGTCCTGTCATCAACTGACCATACCATGGTTTTTCAAAGGACTTGCCACCTGTTTTAACTAATTCTTGTACTTGATTGAAATCAATAAGCTGTAATATTGGTGAACTGCTATCAGCTAAGATAGTACCCATCCACTTTTGTACTAGTTTTGTATACTCAGGATGAAAGGTTTTAGGGTAAGGGCTTTTTTTCCTGTCTACTATTTCATTAGGAAGTATACCCTTTAATGCCCTACGCAATAAGCCTTTTTCCCTGTTATCTGTGAATTTCATGGCATTTGGTATATTAAAACAATATTCAACTAACCGATAGTCCGCGAAAGGCACTCTAACCTCTAAGCTATTTGCCATAGTCATTCTGTCTTTTCTATTTAATAAGGTTACCATAAACCATTTTAAATTTAAATAGAATATTTCACGAAGTCTAGAATTTTCTTTAGATTCCCCCATTAGCTTAGGTGTCCTATTTATGGTTTCTTGATATTTATCATTTACATAAGCTTCCAAAGGTAGATTTAATGCTAATTCCCTGGACAAGATGTTCTGTCTCTCTTTAATTGCAGGAGACCATGGAAATGTCCCTGTATTTTGCATATCTTTATTTGTATACCATGGATAGCCCCCAAATATCTCATCTGCACATTCCCCTGATAATCCAACTGTTGCCTGTTTTCTAACTTCTTCACTGAAAAGATATAGGGAAGCATCCATATCGGCCATCCCAGGTAAATCATTGGCTTTTACGGCATTTTCTAGGGCTTTAACTAGTTTGTCTTGTGTTAAAACTATATTATAATGCTCACTACCTATATTCTTCGACATAAGCTTCGCCCAGTATCCATCAGAGTTTGGTTGAAATACGCTAGACTTAAAATATTTATCGTTATCCTGATAATCAATGGAAAATGTCTTAAGAATTTGACCTTTTTCTTTAAATGCATCTGATGCAACCTTTGATATTGCACTGGAGTCAAGTCCACCTGATAAGAAGATACACACAGGAACATCGGATATAAGCTGCCTTTTGATTGAATCAAGAAGTAGTTCCCTAACTTTTTCCACCGTAACTTCCAATGAGTCTGTATGCTCCCTAGCTTCTAAATCCCAAAATTTTCTAACAGTAATGCCAGATGAATCCAAAAGCAAAGAGTGTGCAGGTGGTAGTTCTTTTATGTTTTTAAATACTGCACTTCCCAAGGATCTTGCTGGTCCTAAGCCAAATATTTCACTTAGTCCTTCGGAATTAACTTCCGGCTTCAAATCAGGATGTTTGAGTAGTGCCTTAATTTCTGACCCTAGTAGAAAATCATTACCAATAATACTATAAAACAAAGGTTTTACTCCTAAGGGGTCCCTAGCCATAAATAAGCTGTTTTTATATTCATCCCATATGGCAAATGCATAAATACCATTAAACTCCTGTAGACAATTCTCTCCCCACTCCATATAAGATGTTAATAACACTTCTGTGTCAGAGTATGATTTAAACTGATGACCTTTATCTAAAAGTTTTCTTCTAATTTCTTCAGTATTATATAATTCTCCATTATATATAATAGTATATTTTTTGTCACCATATTTCTTTATCATAGGTTGTTTACCCCCTGATGGGTCAACAACTGTTAGTCTTTTATGACCTAAGTGAACTTTTCTATCTATATAATATCCCTCTTCGTCGGGACCTCTTTTTGACAATGAATTTGTCATATCTTTAATTATCTCTGTATTTTGAGGTAGTTGTGACTTTAAGTTTATCCATCCTGTAATACCACACATATATATCTACTCCTTTATAACGATTTTCATTCTCATTTAACTGATTTGTATTTTATCTTATGCAAGTAATAGGTGAATTGTTCAAATTTTATCTTTCTAGCACATAAAAAAGCGCCTTCCCTTGGAAAGGCGCCTTATGATTTAAAAGCTTCTGAAAGTTCAGTTATTATTTTTATAGACTTTGTCAGTAGATAGTTATAGACCCTGTCTTCATTTGTGAGGTTATCATCTGAGGATTTCTCTATTTGGTAAACACTATAAAGTAGAGCAGAATTGTCTGGGCTAATCTTGTGTTCAGTGCCCATTTCCGCTAGTAAGTGGATATTGTGAAAAAGTTTATTCACAAGGACCCTAGCCTCATGTACGTTTACTTCCCCTTCTTTAACCAGATGGGTTTCTTCTTCTCTTTTATATGTAGGATACTCTCTTTCTAAAATAGCTAGTTCATTTTCAATTTGGGTAAGGGAAAATTCTTCCTTTGTCACAAGACTTATAATTACCTTACTACAATCTTTTACCAAATCTTTACATGCCGCAGTAACAATATCCCTACTAAAGGGTGGTGAAATAGCTAGATTCACCAGAACAGCCACCGTTATACCCACAAATGTATCAATAACCCTATTTAAGCTAGAATAGATAAGGTTACCTCCACCAAAATCCAACATTATAGATACAAATACCACACTTGATATGGAAATTGTCTTCTTAAAGTTTATCAAATTAGAAACATAAATAAGTCCGATTATACCTAACCCGATTATAATAGGATTACCAAGGGCCAAATATGAAAAGGCAAGCCCTGCCAATGCACCAATAATAGTTCCTAAGATTCTATCTCTCCCCATGCGGACTGAGTCAACAATATTTCCTTGTAGTGTGATTATAGCGGCAATTGCAACAAAAAATGGCGAATCTAAGTTTAAAATATAAGCAATTGTTATAGCTATGGTTACTGCTAAAGCTGTTTTTACTGTTCTCATACCGATTTTGACATTAGGTCTTAGGCGAAATCTCATTTTACTCATCCTTTAAGTAATTATTGTGGGGGTCAGGCTTCAATTATCCAATAATGAATAAATGAAGCCTGACCCCGTTTTTTTACAACAGTCCTTCTTGCATCATTTTGAACATGTTGTTATCTTCTGTGATACCTTCTGCTGCCTTGTTACATATCTCCACAGCATGTTTATGGGCTTCTTTAACAACCTGTCTTTCGTCAACAGTTGTTATGGTTTTATTATCAACTATAATTCGCCCATCTATTATGACAGTTTCTACCTCACTACCTTTAGCCGAATAAACTATATTTGGAACCACGTTACGCACAGGGTAATTGACAAGTGGAAAAAGTGCTGGTTCGTTAAAATCAATAATGATTATATCAGCTTTTTTCCCAGATGTCAACGATCCTACCTCATGATCCAAACCAATTGCCTTTGCTGCATCTATAGTAGCTAATTTCAGTACCTTCCATGCTGGGAAAATGGTTGGATCTTGACGTTTACATTTGTTTAGTATAGCTGTGAACTTCATTTCGTTAAACATGTTGTTACAATTGTTCCCTGGTGCTTGGTCTGAGCCTAGGGCCAATTTATCACTTACCTCCAAAAACTCAAAGGCAGGTGGAACAATTCCATCTATTATTCCAATACTACCAGAGCAGAGAATCATAGAAGCACCTTTTTTAGCTAGCAGTCTAGTTTCTTCTTTTGTGGCTTCAGTTAAATGCACAGCCATCAAGTACTCATCTAAATAACCAATCTCATCTAGATATTGAATGCTTCGCTTACCAAAGCGTTTAATCATTTGATTTATTTCCCGGTCACCTTGAGCCACATGCATGTGTATTTTAGTTTGATGCTTTATTGCTAGGTCCTTTATCTCTAATAGTAACTCCTTTGATGCCATGTCTGGCCCTTGGGGACCAAAGAGGCAGGTAATCCTACCATTTTGCTGATGGTGCCAGTTATCTACCAGTTTCATGGCTTTTTGTAGTTTTTGTTGCCCGATAGAAGGGTCTAATGGGTAGACGTCCCCTATTTTTAACCCACTTAAATCTGCAGGCATTTCGTTTACTGTTTCAGCGACCCTAGCCCGGGTCCCCAGTGTAGCATGGTTTTTTACTATATCAAGCATGGGTTCATCGTAGTCACAAAAAGTTGTGGTACCAGCCTTTAAACCTTCCATTATGTTGACCATAGATCCTTTGACCTTAGCTTCTTGTGTCAGCGCTTTAGTGAAGGGCCATAAACCCTTTTGCATCCAATTATCTACATCTTGAGAAAGTCCTTTTAGTATTCCTATGCCTGTATGGATATGTGCATCGATAAGCCCCGGCATAACTACTTTTCCAGTGGCATCAATGTAACGGTGGGCCGTATGGTTTTTTTCAACTTCTCTGCTTTCACCAACAACTTCAATCTTGTTGTCTTTTATACCCACTGCACCTTTTTCTATAATTCCTAGACCTTTTCCTTCCATTGTTATTACAACGCCATTTAGTATAAGTATGTCTAACACCATAACCTAAAGTACTCCACTAGCCAATGTTACTAGTGCTCTAAATAACTTATATAATTCAACTGGGTCTTTAGCATGGAACTCAACGGTTTTAGAGTCTAGCTTTCTTACTTGTGGTAAGCTATTTGCTTTGTCTACCATAACCGATTGGAAAAATTCCAATTGAAGTATTAATGGACTGTTGTGTTTTTTAATAGGGTACTTTTCAATATTATTAACTGCTTTAGCTACAGCTTCTTGGTATGATTTCTTCAACTTGTTGTAAGGTAAATTCTTTGCGCAATAGCGTGAAATTGTATCCTTAACTGCCACTGTTTCAATATCCCCGATCTCTTTTTTAACATCCCATGTAACTTTATTATCCCCTGCTACAAGGACTACTGGTACACCAAAATGGCCAGCAACTAAAGCGTTAAGGCCGCTTTCCCCAACTTCCTCACCATTTATTGTTAGCTTTGACACTATTCTTCCTGAATAGGTGTGGTCAAATATCCCTTGTTCTGTACCAGCCTTGGGATGATAACCTATTAGCATGGCACAATCAAATGTTTCATCTATACCGTCCATCATACTTAAATCCTTAGGGTAACCACTTATTAAGCTCACATCAGGATTCAGATCCTCGATTATAATATTGTCCATGGGGCCATGGGAATCGTTAACGACTATTTCTCTAACACCATTTCTAAAGAGTTCCTCACATACTAGGTTTACTTCTTGGGTCATGAGCTTTCTTGCCCTTAAATAATCCCCGCTCTCGCCAGCTATATGCTTGCGGGATACTACTCCCCAGATACCTTCAATGTCCGCTGAGATATAAACTTTCATTTAACAAAACCCCCTTAGTTATTTTGATAGTCTAGATACCTATATTCTACCATCTTTAGGCAAAAATCAAAAGGTATCCAATATATTATAATTTATTAAACTATTGTTAACTTTTCATTATATATGTTGTTTTGTAATAAAAATGCCTTATAATATATCTGGTCTAGTAAATGATTGACTTTGCCAAACTAGTTTAGGAGGTATTATTAGTGGGTATTTTAATTAAGTTTATTTTAAAAAGTATAACTGAGAAAAAACTCAGGACTTTGTTGATCCTAGTTGCAGTAATTATATCAACTGCTCTTTTCTTTGCTTCAACAACAATGCCAAACACCGTTTCAGAAATCTTTTTAGATTCTATGACAAAGTATGTAGGAGGTTCCGATATTGTAATAACATCTGGTGAAGGCTCCCCTTCCCCTTATTTTAAGGCCGATGTAATAACCACAAGTAATGATTGGGATTATGCTGTTACCTCTGTTGACTCCATGGCGTTGCATAGGGGAGAAGAATTCGAACTCACAACAGTTAAACTGTTAGGTTTTGATTTCCATGACATAAAACAATTCAACCCCTATTATTTAGAGCAGGGTTCTCTTAAGCCCCTCAATAATAACGAAGTAGTTATTGGAAAAGGTTTTAGTGAACATCATGGTTTAGAACTCAATGATTTAGTTGAGCTTGAGATTTTTGGTCAGGAACATGACTTCAAGATTGTAGGAATTGCGGAAAATAAAGGTCCCTTCATGGAGGATGGTCAGATGATTCAATTCTTGGTTTCCCCTAAAAAAATCCATGAGGTATATGGTTTAGCTGACGATTATGTTTCCTCAATTTTTATACGTTCTAACTCCAGTGATTTAGATAGTACTATTACTGATTTAAGTATCAAGTATGATAACCTCTCTGTAGGTCATGCAATCCCTCAAGATGATATAGACTATATGGTGAGCACTATAAAAATGCCATTTAATATTGTCCTTGGGTTAGTATTTTTCATAAGCTTCTTTATAATTTATACTTCTTTTAAGTTGATGATGAAAGAACGATTGCCAATAACAGGAACTTTTAGAAGCATAGGTGCTACTAAAAAATTGACATCTTTAGTACTTATGGGAGAAACAATAGTGTATGCCTTAGTTGGAGGGACAATAGGTATCTTTTTGGGAATCGGAATTTTGAAAGTTATCTCAGTATCTTTAACTACAGGCTTTGGTACCGGAAGTGAAGTGGTAGCTATTTACTCATTTACTAACATAGTACTATCATTCATGGCTGCATTCACAATAACCTTAGTAAGTGGAATCGCCCCCATACTAAATAGCACCAAGTTTTCCATTAAAGAAATAATCTTAAATACAATGGAAAAACCTAAATCCAAGAAAATGTACAAAGTTGTATTGGGAGTATCTTTTATAATTTTCGCCATAATAGTTCCAAGTTTAGCTAATATGTACAGTCTTTTAGCTGTAACTTTGCTTGCCATGTTATTTACCATTATAGCTATTGTACTACTAGTGCCTTATGCCACTATGTTTTTAGTACGGATATTCGAAAAAATCTTAACGGGGATATTCGGAAATATAGGTACTTTAGCCTGCAAAAATATACGAAACAATAAAAGTATAATAGGTAGTGTCACACTTTTAGCCATTGCTATTGCACTATTGCTTTCAATAAACGTGGTGAGCTATTCTGTGGCCCAAGAGGTTGCCCTAACCTATGATAACTATGGTAACTACGCTTCTGTTATTAGGGCTAACAGACTTGATGAGAATGCCCTAGAAAAAACACGTTCTCTAGATGGTGTTGAAAGTGCTACAGGGATAATGACTGCAAATCATATTTCAGTTGAAGGCTCTGATAAAAAGCTGATAGTTCTTAAGGGTATTACCCCTGATTATATTGATTATTGGCGTTTAAGAATTAAACCTGATGATCTTGCACAACTCAGTGATGGCAATATTATAGTAACAGCAAAGGTCAGTGAGATTTATGGGATAGAAAAAGGTGACAATATAACCTTTAGGGTAAATGGTAGAAAAAAAGATTTTACAGTTGTGGGAACCTTTGAATCAATGTCCGACAATGGCGACTTTTCTCTAATAACAATTGAAGATTTCAAGAGCTTATTCAAAGCTGAATTCTACACATCCATATATACCAAAGGACAAGATTCAGAATCAATTGCAAAGAAACTTAGGGAAGAGTTTTATCATTTAAATCCCTTCGTCACAACGTTGGAATTACAAAAACGTATGAATTTAGAGAATAACGCTCAGGTTTTTGGTATTCTATCAGCATTCTCAGTTTTAGCTATGATTTCAGGGCTCTTAGGGATTATCAATAATTTAATAATAAGTTTTATAGAGCGAAAACGCTCCTTAGCAATGTACCGTTCTTTAGGGATGAGCAAATTACAGATTAGAAATATGATCTTGATTGAGTCCTTTACAGGTGGCTTAGTAGGTGGAATTTTGGGAATAATGGGCAGTCTTGTTATCATTCGTAATATGCCTTACTTAACAAAGGCCTTAGCTGCTTACATCCCTATGCATTATCAAGTGAGCACATTTATTTATTTCCTAGTAGCCGGGGTTTTGGTAATGGTACTGGCTTCTGTAAGCCCAGCACTTAAGTCATCAAAAATGAATATCATACAATCAATTAAATATGAATAGAGGTGTTTAATTAACATGAATGTTATTGAAACGAAAGAGATATATAAAAACTTTAAAATGGGCATTGTTGACGTAGAGGTTCTCAAGGATATAAACCTTAATGTGGCAAAGGGTGAGTTTGTATCAATAATGGGTCCTTCTGGATCAGGAAAGAGTACTTTGCTTTATCTCCTAGGTGCTTTAGATAAACCCACATCTGGCCAGATTTTAGTAAATGGGAAAGAACTTTCCGTCCTTAAGGATAAAGAGGAAAGTATTATGAGACGCAAGGAAATGGGTTTTGTATTCCAGTTTTACAATCTCATTCCTAATCTCACAGTGGAAGAAAATATTTTAGTCCCTATGCTTTTAGATGGGAAGAAAGTAAAAGATTATAAGGATAAGCTTGATGAAATATTAAATATAGTAGGACTAGAAGACCGTCGCAAATATACACCAAGGGAACTTTCAGGAGGACAGCAGCAAAGGGTTGCAATAGCCCGTTCTTTAATAAATGACCCAGATATCATATTAGCTGATGAACCCATAGGTAATTTGGATTCGAAAACAGGTACAGAAATAATGGAGCTTTTGCAGAAAATCAATGTGGAGCAAGGGAAAACAGTTATACAAGTAACCCACTCCAAGGAAGCTGCATGCTATGGCACTAGGCTAG comes from Alkalicella caledoniensis and encodes:
- the feoB gene encoding ferrous iron transport protein B, with translation MGLTSKSTGTSVLSEMFNVQKKHDAEVVVALAGNPNTGKSTVFNSLTGLNQHTGNWPGKTVTNAQGRYKFKNKDFILVDLPGTYSLMSNSVEEEVARDFICFGEPQTTIVVTDATCLERNLNLALQILEITDKVVICVNLMDEAQRKKIKVDLEKLSTILGVPVIGTTARSSKGLDELMDAVDKVSMGSIETRPLKVKYNEEIEELISALAPKIQEIVKDRLDSRWLALRIIDGDKKILQSINRYLGLDLAKKLEIGDNETAAGSDINLSSSAIRDEIVSSIVGMAEDISQQVVVFEKENHNQLDRKIDKILTSRFFGIPIMISLLGAIFWFTIEGADYPSGALADLFFSIEPRLTDIFVTLNAPDWLHGILVLGLYRTLAWVVAVMLPPMAIFFPLFTLLEDLGYLPRVAFNLDNYFKKAKAHGKQALTMCMGFGCNAAGVIGCRIIDSPRERLIAIITNNFVPCNGRFPILIAVSTIFIAGAAKGPMQSLVATAAITGVIVLGVISTLIISRILYNTILKGLPSSFTLELPPYRKPQIGRVIVRSILDRTLFVLGRAVLVAAPAGVIIWIMANVNVGTMSLLDHSAGFLDPFANLIGLDGYILMAFILGLPANEIVMPIVIMSYMSAGAMLELDSLDALRTLLVENGWTWLTAVNVMLITLMHFPCGTTLLTIRKETQSFKWTLASFMIPTVAGIGVCFVFTQIVRLIGLA
- a CDS encoding glutamine synthetase — protein: MTDLIYFLKPEEHNNPSNLKNILENHPEIKFISLMGIDLGGNATDEKIPVSLFLEDIEGFLKSGVQTDGSSVVLPGIATLNNAKVDIMPDTTVNWFVDYNYNYVDENHKPVGTLKIPSFLIHNGKFVDSRSILVAATKNFEVSILEILKNNSAILENVGIDSFEDIEKINFTAATELEFWVKTPEDREDVEKLSTSQTLKEQYWKRTQGSVRTALEETMLLLEYYGLEPEMGHKEVGGVNSTIGINGKLNHVMEQLEIDWKYSSAIQTGDNEILAREVVGDIFRSHGLEVTFAAKPIEGVAGSGEHTHFGLSVTLKNGKVKNLFSPKKMTDDYMSIVGYGALMGILNNYELISPFVTPTNDGFNRLKPGFEAPVCTVCSLGHDAKTPSRNRSILIGLIRDMQNPLATRFELRAPNPLSNTYLVMASCYQGMMDGIVAFKDATDPRELEMELSKKAGEPAKYLDKNREYRTEEDIFEYYTDLERDDLFGKPPATVWENVKNFSTFGEKRSMLLRGDVFSDSVIESFRLAIIKQWKEELLHRIIPGHIEIVRECQQIHDIETSSDLDVVRWKKIIEIKHNIMKDSLEKKSLTTRLREALSEKEYDLASDLQLQLADTIKELKELYISYKRNLF
- the asnB gene encoding asparagine synthase (glutamine-hydrolyzing); this translates as MCGITGWINLKSQLPQNTEIIKDMTNSLSKRGPDEEGYYIDRKVHLGHKRLTVVDPSGGKQPMIKKYGDKKYTIIYNGELYNTEEIRRKLLDKGHQFKSYSDTEVLLTSYMEWGENCLQEFNGIYAFAIWDEYKNSLFMARDPLGVKPLFYSIIGNDFLLGSEIKALLKHPDLKPEVNSEGLSEIFGLGPARSLGSAVFKNIKELPPAHSLLLDSSGITVRKFWDLEAREHTDSLEVTVEKVRELLLDSIKRQLISDVPVCIFLSGGLDSSAISKVASDAFKEKGQILKTFSIDYQDNDKYFKSSVFQPNSDGYWAKLMSKNIGSEHYNIVLTQDKLVKALENAVKANDLPGMADMDASLYLFSEEVRKQATVGLSGECADEIFGGYPWYTNKDMQNTGTFPWSPAIKERQNILSRELALNLPLEAYVNDKYQETINRTPKLMGESKENSRLREIFYLNLKWFMVTLLNRKDRMTMANSLEVRVPFADYRLVEYCFNIPNAMKFTDNREKGLLRRALKGILPNEIVDRKKSPYPKTFHPEYTKLVQKWMGTILADSSSPILQLIDFNQVQELVKTGGKSFEKPWYGQLMTGPQLIAYLIQIDLWMREYKVTLVN
- a CDS encoding FUSC family protein, which codes for MRFRLRPNVKIGMRTVKTALAVTIAITIAYILNLDSPFFVAIAAIITLQGNIVDSVRMGRDRILGTIIGALAGLAFSYLALGNPIIIGLGIIGLIYVSNLINFKKTISISSVVFVSIMLDFGGGNLIYSSLNRVIDTFVGITVAVLVNLAISPPFSRDIVTAACKDLVKDCSKVIISLVTKEEFSLTQIENELAILEREYPTYKREEETHLVKEGEVNVHEARVLVNKLFHNIHLLAEMGTEHKISPDNSALLYSVYQIEKSSDDNLTNEDRVYNYLLTKSIKIITELSEAFKS
- a CDS encoding amidohydrolase family protein, giving the protein MVLDILILNGVVITMEGKGLGIIEKGAVGIKDNKIEVVGESREVEKNHTAHRYIDATGKVVMPGLIDAHIHTGIGILKGLSQDVDNWMQKGLWPFTKALTQEAKVKGSMVNIMEGLKAGTTTFCDYDEPMLDIVKNHATLGTRARVAETVNEMPADLSGLKIGDVYPLDPSIGQQKLQKAMKLVDNWHHQQNGRITCLFGPQGPDMASKELLLEIKDLAIKHQTKIHMHVAQGDREINQMIKRFGKRSIQYLDEIGYLDEYLMAVHLTEATKEETRLLAKKGASMILCSGSIGIIDGIVPPAFEFLEVSDKLALGSDQAPGNNCNNMFNEMKFTAILNKCKRQDPTIFPAWKVLKLATIDAAKAIGLDHEVGSLTSGKKADIIIIDFNEPALFPLVNYPVRNVVPNIVYSAKGSEVETVIIDGRIIVDNKTITTVDERQVVKEAHKHAVEICNKAAEGITEDNNMFKMMQEGLL
- a CDS encoding M55 family metallopeptidase, with product MKVYISADIEGIWGVVSRKHIAGESGDYLRARKLMTQEVNLVCEELFRNGVREIVVNDSHGPMDNIIIEDLNPDVSLISGYPKDLSMMDGIDETFDCAMLIGYHPKAGTEQGIFDHTYSGRIVSKLTINGEEVGESGLNALVAGHFGVPVVLVAGDNKVTWDVKKEIGDIETVAVKDTISRYCAKNLPYNKLKKSYQEAVAKAVNNIEKYPIKKHNSPLILQLEFFQSVMVDKANSLPQVRKLDSKTVEFHAKDPVELYKLFRALVTLASGVL